The Drosophila suzukii chromosome 2 unlocalized genomic scaffold, CBGP_Dsuzu_IsoJpt1.0 scf_2c, whole genome shotgun sequence genome segment ACGAAGTGCGGGCCTATGCGAACGATGACGATTCCACGGCTGGAGCTGCAGGCAGCAGTTCTTGGTACAAGACTGATGGTCACCGTCAGGCAGGACCACGGTTTGGCCATCAGTGACATTGTATTATGGAGCGACTCAAAGACAGTGCTGCGATGGATTGGCAGTACAGGAACAGAGTAGCCGAAATTTTGGAGTCAACGAAGGTGGCCCAATGGAGATGGCTACCGTCCGCCGACAATGTGGCGGATGATGCGACCAGGTCGCGATGTAGCGTGGACTTGAGCGAGGAGTCACGCTGGCTAAATGGACCGGCATTCCTGAGGAGACCAGCAGAGAGCTGGCCAGGATCTGCACCCAGCGACGAGGCGGATGCAGATGATAAAGAAGACATGCGGAGTGAGTTTGTACTCATTGGAGCAAGTGAGACCTTTATACCGTTTTAGAGATTCTCAAGCTACAGACGATTGTTGAGGACTGCAGCCCGGGTCCTAAGGTTCACGCGTCGATGCCGTGGACAACGAGATGAGCTTGAGAACTATGGCCTCACAGAAGCAAAGTGTGAGGACGCTGAGAATCTGCTGATTCGGAAGGCGCAACATGAGGCGTTTCCTGACGAGATACGGGCCGCTGAGAATAGACTGGAAGTCGCTAGACGGAGCGACATATGTGAACTGGCGCCATACCTAGATGGCAACGGAGTCTTGCGAGCTTACGGCAGGATTGATGCGGTGCTGTGTATACCCTACAGCGCAAAGAGGCCAGTGTTCCTTTCGCACCGGCGCAGCCTAACAGAGATGGTTGTGCGCGATGCCCATGTTAGGATGATGCATCAGAACGTGGATGCTACGATCGTGGAGATCCGGACCAAGTTCTGAATAACGAATCTGAGACGAGTTCTACAGGGAGTGATTTCTGGATGCAGCCAGTGCAAGCTGCACAGAGCGCGACCTATGCCGCCTATTATGGGACCCCTGCCGGAGGATCGTCTGGAGGCCAATGGTTGGCCATTCAAGAGTACAGGTATTGACTACTTTGGACCACTGCTGGTAACCTTTGCTCGCCACCAGGAGAAGCGGTGGGTGGCGTTGTTTACGTGCCTGACGACCAGAGCGATACACTTGGAGCTGGCACATGACCTGTCAACCGATTCCTGCATAATCGTGATCAGGAATTTTGCCTGCCGTCGAGGGCCAATTCAAAGACTGCTCAGAGACAACGGCAAGAACTTCGTGGGAGCTGATAGAGAGGCCAAGAAGTATGCAAAGGGATTGACTGGATCTTCAATTGCCCAGCGAACCCATCAGAAACGGAGTCTGGGAACGAATGGTGCAGTGCGTTAAGACGGTGCTGCGCCACACGGTGAAGGAAGTGGCGTCGAGGGAGCAGGTCTTGGAGAGTTTCCTGATAGAGGCGGAGAACATTGTAAATTCTCGTCCGCTCACCCATTTGCCAGTGGGTGAGGACCAGGAAGCCCCTCTTACGCCGACCGACCTGCTCAAGGGAGCAGCTTGCCCGCCGGATACCCCCGGCCTGGATGGAGGCAATGGCGAATAGCAAGGATGTTGAGGGACCGAGTACCTGCCCACATTGACGCGGCGAGAGAAGTGGTGCCGCAGAGAGGAGCTGATTCGTCGAGAAGACATCGTCTTCGTTTGTGACCCAGCTGTGCCGCGGCGAGATTGGCGGAGAGGCATCGTCGAGGAGGCCTTTGCTGGAGGCCTATGGCACACTCGTTGAATTGTTGTTATATTTTAAGCCATTGCAATTGAATTTGTAATCTCCCACagaataaaatatatactatGCTATACAGTCCTACATTCAAGCGTTGCCCTTGTTTGTTGTGGATCGGGTCCGTGTATATTGTAGGCAACTCCCATTCTTGTTTCGAcacctataaaaagtcataacgttgcatttaagaatGTTTAGAtaaaggttgtactgacaacattcctggaatctcaatattattatatgactCAATATTATCAGactcaatattattatatgaaaaacaaagcttagcatcatcagcatacattagtagaCGAGAGTGAGTtacgatagagggaagatcatttataaacagagtaaacagctaagggcctaaatgactgccctgaggcactccagaagtCACGTcaatcttggaaacagcgtttttgaataaagccctctgagatctaccattcaaataacttgaaatccatgTTAACAGTTTATTTGGAAACCCGAGCTGATctactttgaataaaagaagatagtggtttacagagtcaaaggctttactaaaatctgtatatataacgtctgtctgcaatttttttttaaatccatctattacaaaagatgtcatttcgagcaggttagtgttggtcgatcttcgcttaacaaaaccatgttgatacggagatattaaagaggagcacaaatgttgcaaatgagaggtaataatgcgttcaaatattttaggaattgcagacaatttggagattcctctatagttctgaacattaaccttcgcaccctttttgaggactggaataataaaagaatttttccatatagtaggaaaaacagatgatgagatagacaaaagaaaaagtttaagaaagggtttacaaatagttgGTCACAagacttaagcacacacccagggagtctATCTGGCCCCTGAaaataggttggcgttatagtttccaaaacacttaagagagaactttcgatgattacaggagaaaaaatacaatttgacCTGTataagtgattagggtagctagaattagaccaagaaacagaactataagtagatgggaagaattcagcaaaaAAATCTGCAgtttcgggatccgtagatgcctcaatagagtttaatcgtacagatgatggcaatgctgaagactttcgcttagcattgacaaagttataaaactgcctcggatcctttgaaaattcaaatttacatcggttcaaatacatgAAATAGCATTGACTGTTAAGTACGTTAAAATTAatacgagccaccacatatcttgaaaaatcggaaAAATCGgttcaattctagataccgtgacttcagacggatctaaaacaaatacatgatctaattgtctgtttaaTGAATTACATATAAAGCTAACTggctgtaatgataattctaacagaccgtcaacgaagtcatggtcagataaaggggtagagacaagtgagtaAGTGGAAggggaccaagaaatgtcagggagattaaaatcacccaaaacaatcaaaagatccctttcggaaagattagttaaaacagtttttattgtagtAAAATGGTGatcataaattgttaagtcggatccaggtggaatataagaacaagttccataaatagaaaaagatttcgaagaaactttaacaccaaggaattctatgtcattgggattaagaaagtatattaTCTCCGATGTTAAggtagaggtaacggcaatcagcaaaaaaaatttaaactcctcccattgtgatgttttgagatgggaattccCGGTATATAAATTCCAAtacatctgcagatgtggtttcaggtgttaaacgagacacaaataattgcttcctatatggaacaaccAAGAGTCTCTTTCTTCCGCCATCAACAATCTGAACATATTTCGTCTGATTATCGAGAATAGGGACTtctatagagctaacttcaccTGAAGGCACAGAAAGCAGCGTAATGTTGACCCCTTAGgctgactagcagaaacagggactcctccagagcttCTGGTACCTATGGGTTCTGCTGGCAGTGCAGCTTTAGGTCCCCCAGCGCCAGTggatgccgacatagctgACTATACCGATCGggtaaaaaaattttaagcttAAATGGGATTTGAACCTGATGCCTTTACTTTACTTTATTTTAGAGGAGCGGTGCTTTTGCGTTTAGGTGAccctactgacatttttttattatctaGGTCCGCCTTCAACTCTTTGAAATCAGCAGCTACGCTCATAAGtttatcaaaaagtttcataaaacgatcattggtcagcgcaacatagccatccaaatcacggtctatttcaacgcatgaggcacaagtccacgaaaaatcaacacgcagatcaatataatcttttactctgccaacaagtccagtacattttggatgaatgactgtattgcagagacgacagtaaataaaaacgtcattaggtgacgatccaaactgacaacctttcttggaacaaaaaaagccatttttaagtatttaaatttaagaaaaaaagttacttataaaaccaaagaatcaaaagaattataaatacctcacttaGTTTGACACTGGgattaaacaataaaaatgtagacacacaaaaacacaaaagtataagaggGCGTAGAGACTGCgaaagcgagagagcgcgacagagtggctgtcgactgagcgtggcttgcgaaacacaaacaaaatatacacgacaacagtttagacgacaagaaacgggagagagattacaagaaagttatggaaacaacaacaaaagctattgaaacaaatgcaccacagcgtacagaagttacaataacaaaatgcacaggctaaaaacagagttaagttttttttaaaatttctacaaaaaaaaagacaatTAAACGTAAACagacgatttaaaacacaagcacggctggttatgttggactaagtcacaaagcaaggcaccagtatctcagatattaatgacaaattgacaaaaaccacagagcacaagataaacacaaccggtcacaagcgacgctaaatcgactTTTCAAAACGAATTTTTCTGCTAATACTAGGTGTAATCGCTCTGGTGGAGCCCTCTGAGCCTCCCGAAAAGTCGCTGCAAAAGGCAATACGGTGCGTGAAGAATTTGAGAtggaccaaaaaaaaaggcaacgcAGGCCCCAGATGCTGGCGAGGAGGTGCCAACGACTCCGTTAGGACCGGGAACACCGAgccaacattttaaaataaagatctaaataaataaaataataaaaaaatatatagaaattaaataaaactgTTAATACATTTGCTGCTACGCGATGAAAAGGTGCCTAACAAGTGCTTAAAagagcgctcaacgtgtgcattcctatgttaatttaagcactcatttttataaaaattgtgcgctcattgagcgctcagtgatgaactttttgcagtgattgagtgctcaataagcgctgaatggtactgcaggATCAATACAAAACATTTCCGATTTcgttttttttaagaaaaaagtgctcgaataaaaatcaaagataAAATAACTAGCAATAACacaaattgttaaaaaataattttacttACGCTGTTAATATGAAAGGGCTCTTATTAGGTTAATTTCCTGGGTCAGGTCCTCCAATATTTGGTCGTTGTCACTGTTGAactaagcttttttattagttattgctaaattaaaaaattacgaatttcaggtttctttatgcttgttaacaatttattagcgaaaGAGAGTACAGCTGGCTGGACgagagtgcatttaatgtcgagatcagaattcgtactgattttacaaagggacacccgaatgctgggcccaagaatgcaagtacacaaaaaacgagagagctagatagagagagctaccttttGCGATgtaattaatataagagatcgaattaagacgttagttagctgctgcggctgcgtgacccgacatactccccccgttggaagcctaggtttcaacatcatccttaaggggaagcagacacagcttgtttactgctcgctttgtcactcctgatgctgtcttcagaacggcaacttGAGCAATTCCATCTCCACCGAACAGAAGCTCGATAactctggcgaggggccacttcatgggaggcaagttttcgtccttgaccagaactaagtcatcgacaaccaggccaggttttggggtgcgccacttggagcgctgctgcagtaatgttaagtattcttccttccatcgggaccaaaagatctgctgcaagtaagccacgcgttgccatctATCCAAGCGActgaagttaagactggtcacatccggctaGACAAAAGAggaaggcggaccaccatttaaaaaatgtgctggggttaatacatccagatcagctgggttttctgaaatcgagactaatggtcgagaattaacaaccgccgaaacgtgacacaccagggtccgcaactcctcaaaggctaaaacagcagtgccaacagcgcggtagaaatgatgcttagcgaACTTCACAGTCGCTTCCCAAAGACAaaggaatgaaacaccaatcaatagcctcagctaggcaaaagtccaatgtagctctctgatgatcactgctgaggaaaagacgccttagttcgagcagcCCATTGCGAGCGCCAACAAAGTTGattgcattatcagaccaaatctgccgcggcctttTTCTAGTGCAGcataaatcgtttgaggctatgtagaaacgataccgtagagagatccttgatcaactccaaatgaatagccttcgtggcgaaacaaatgaagacacaaacgtagcattttactggaggcttgcttcgcacctctgCCTTGTAGAAAAATGGTCCGtaaaagtcaatgccagtgacttcgagtgcatgagatccatcaagtcgctcctttggaagatccgccatgatatgctccactactctAGGCTTCATTCGAAAACATCTAATACATTTGTTTAGACGTATCCGAAAATTCTTTGAAGGGCAGAAAAGGAATTGGCAAATTTTGAACTGGCCACTATGTCTTCGTATGGAGATTTTGTTAGTAGAATCCTCCGGCGAACCTCAAGCGttggcttttcagcagtgattggggtcggccagtcagctttggggcaacagaggaattttggtccatgagCCCAGAGAGGAGACTCGTTGAGCTCAGCAGGAAAATCACCTCGGGAGATAATGTCAGCTGGATTTAAGGAAGTTGGAACATATCGCCACTCCACTGACTCAGTTAGCTCTTGAATGGCAGCTACTCGGTTCGCAACAAAAATATTGCATCTGGACGGCTCGTCTCGGATCAATGAAAGcgcaacagcagagtcgctccagCAGTAAAACTTTCCCTCAATTGCACTCGTCCCAGCCACTTCTGCGATGAGCCTTGACAGGAGTACCGCCCCACACAGTTCCAGCTTGGGCACAGTGAGTGTTTTCAAGGGGGCTTCCCTTGACTTTGacttttggtgcacgtatatttatatatatatatccaatataatattttcccaaagcccaggatccggagcgtcgagatctcatcgcccaggatttaaagagggggtaagtttgtcgggacacggttcctttcttataaacatacatatataaatattcgtgcagtatcctacagttttatagactactataaacttttacagcggcgagtatcagccttgtagttatatgataattgcaagagccctctgagcgacgtttgtagtcgtgaatagtcagtattttgctgatggtgcaccttcataggtgatcaattcgatactctccgctaacagaataattgtcaattaaattagattaatcaacagacgcagatatatattacctaataaatttataatgtgaaaaagaattggaaaccatggtgtgctagaactctaacatagggagtgtgctgacgcgaggagtgaagtaggtcaagaacaatgacataactttcgacggacaaccttgacaataggggatcgtattgcgcggccacgacgatccattggcacatgaatttgtgaaggggagggattatggccaaaacacagcccgatcgtattacgatcaagcgacagctaagcttcttgggcagtgtggactgatgactgacgaacttgatgactaatattatttttccaggcacttttattatttattctcgttatgttggagaggagagaggcttaccaagatcccacgacccgaatacgacgtagcttatgccggcaaatggtgcctgaacatcgccgcctctccctcggctcaagtccttgtcaggactcgggcactaatatgcccacatAACAGAATTGCGCCCAACGCTAGgacatttcatattccttaaggaattttaccagggttcacaatctcgatgcctgcggtatcggagtggatgtACCTAGGGATGGCAAAGCTTTCATCTTTGTTTGCCATGAGTAACttgactgttttatagagcagggaacttaaataattttaaatatgcacctacttatttgtttttgtctttaaattaataaccgtaaagtccccaacttctgtgactgtcagtgttgagtggccactcaatcagaactttgtcgcagaatagaggcctgactttgaaatgatttgtaaccttagaaattccctgttttgttcatggacaaatttaccagaatttccttaaaacaagaactatgagttatcctttttataatactatacctacaactaagtgtcgaccgactatttgttgaaattaaagtaaatacaatttataggtgctttctggccgacgccccacgacgtactaggcatttgtccggtcgtttgattggttcgagtccagaaagagcaggagcgcaaaCATTACtgtaacgcatttagcagttgcggtgcggatctactgttcgtttgtcgatccaggacagaattggggtgggggaactgacaggaaacgcaaagccgacgccccacaacgtactaggcatttgtccggtcgtttgctttgttcgagtctttgcggtttcccttgacatatttggccGGTGGACGATTcttagtttctctggccgacgccccacaacgtattaggctagttggtcaggtcgatgcttggttcgagtccagagaaataggagacggttgtagagcccgagaatgatcggtcaaataacttgttttccgacgactggcgggagggggtttttggacagaccccttatctaaacacagccagtttccgtttggagcatttgagctgaatagaaagggaaaataagggcatgttagcttagcagaaccgcgttgtgtagaagcggctaacacccctagttagggatatttattttgttttgtttttggagcttaaatatcggacggttcttgaccgaagagaaacttgagaagcagagggaAGCACCCCCAGTTTTTAAACATTCTTATTctcgacttattcagcgtttacgtcgctgaccgggtgttttgaaaagaatcacgtaAAGCTTTTATACCAATCAAAATAGAGGAactaatggaacgcaagcaaggacaGCACGTAACCTTCCGCGATTATGTCtccgatatgcacaacttgcatttcaaactaaagcatacaatcgatgaagatgaatttgttgagcttttgaaagacaacatgaactcccGGATGGGCGGCTTGTTGCTAACATCGCCATTAACTTCGTTAGCGGAGTTCAAAAAGGAGGGTCTCCGTGTGGATCGCTGGTTAAAAAAATACTGCAAAAACATGCCCAGCACTTCAAAGCTTTTCTAGTAGTACAAAAGTTCTTAcaccttataaacatataaatcaaaccatttctaataaatatgcttTAATCGATCGTCAGTTGGATCAAAAGAGGAAACATTAAAACACAGATTCCATGCACCAAGTTTAAGAGAGATAATAATGTACAGAATAACCTTTAACATAAAGCAACAGCAGTGAAGATATCAGCCCGGACAGCTCAGCCGATAAAACATGAGACTCTTGATCACaggagtgggtcgaagccacacgtgaatgggcgcctaaaaaggagaagaaacacggaacagacaacgatggtcgtccgcagattccttttgcgaagtcattccatgcggtccgcatcgatcacttcgagcctgttacgtacgccctccacatagaaagattcacatagagaaacaacgacgaatctttagccagggggaggggtgcatgtgactaaacagactcatactggcaaagacagaagaaaaagcaattcggcaattctcgggtgttgcggccactatcgacctattggtaaccatactccggtagctggcaaagggcaacagccggccgttgactcccaagatagcagatatcaagaaacagtaattctaggtgggaacacctagtttatccaatccatacccgcagccaagtaaaagctctagtctggtataaaagaccttagacaaatagaaaAGGAGAgcatccatttgggtgtcttgctgacggaagccggcagcttcggtggaaggcgactttccctggggcagtcgtccatggagtcttctgccaccaggaccagccaccatatccaacagtccttgaggagaacacaattgcagctcgaaataatcttgtgtcgaaccagcgccgctattgccACCAAAGAACGcggagaagatcaacaataaggacgacatccgacatactgcgatgtttgtggacgcagtatccgtgatctccatgctcctgaaatttgttcagctgtaggaaccatccgttcagagcgtagcgaccaatagcatacgtcggagaaagtagtgatgcaatataaatgtgttaatcgagcc includes the following:
- the LOC139354311 gene encoding uncharacterized protein, with translation MTFGAACSPSAAHHVKTVNAKRFMDSDPRAVKAIVDYHYVDDYVDSFATKSEAIGVATRVKELCKVSSSSPAVERMLGPSEHAQSIGWGEAEQKILEMRWQPATDDFRFRVQWHPSYGYVKMYNAFMDWRKEMEKVDQFRSPRHYFGHGQVKATEWHVFVDASQSALAEVMYWRITYEEDDVQYRNRVAEILESTKVAQWRWLPSADNVADDATRSRCSVDLSEESRWLNGPAFLRRPAESWPGSAPSDEADADDKEDMRTRVLRFTRRCRGQRDELENYGLTEAKCEDAENLLIRKAQHEAFPDEIRAAENRLEVARRSDICELAPYLDGNGVLRAYGRIDAVLCIPYSAKRPVFLSHRRSLTEMVVRDAHVRMMHQNVDATIVEIRTKF